Within the Catalinimonas niigatensis genome, the region CTTGCATAAGTTTTCCAGAATTAATAAAGATCAAGCCTCCACCCTCACACTATCATTACCTATTAGAATGGGCTTACCAAAGCGACCTTCTTCTTTTCCATTTTCCAGTTTGAGCACGCCCCGCGGACAAACGGAAGCGCAAACACCGCAGCCTACACAGGAAGACCGGACGATATTTTGCCCTCGCTGTGCATACCAACGGACATCAATACCCATCTCACAGTAGGTGGAACAGTTACCACAGGAGATGCACTGCCCTCCGTTGGTAGTGATGCGAAAGCGGGACTTGAATCGCTGCACAAGCCCAATATAAGCCGCCAGCGGACAACCAAAACGGCACCATACCCGATTGCCCATCAGTGGATAAAATCCGGTGCCTATTACTCCGGCAAAGCCTGCTCCGATGAAGAATCCATATACCTCAGCCACGCTATATGTAGGGATGCCCAGTAAACTACCACTCTCCGTAAAAAAAGTATAGATCATCCCGATGGTCATGAGTACGGCGAAAACCAGCACGCCATGCACCATCCAACGCTCAATACGCCAGGCTTTCAACGATTTGTCAGATAGCTGACGATAGGGGTCACCCAGCGTTTCGGCAAGCCCGCCGCAGCCACAAACCCAGGAGCAGTACCAGCGTTTGCCGTAAATGTATGAGAACAAAGGTACAGCAATTAGCACCAGTACTATGCCCCAGAAAAGCATAAAAGTACCCAATCCACCGGCAGCCGTTAGTTCGGATATGCTGCTGGGAAAGAAGAAGTCATAATCCAGCGGCCAGATGTTTTTGAAATCGTAATAAGGATAGCTGAGGCGGATTAATATTTCAGGAATGAGGAAGGCAAAAGACAGTTGGAAAAACATCACCGAACTGGTTCTGATGAGGTGGTAATTGCTGTGCCGGTACTTCATAAACATCCTGACCCCCATTACCAGAATGGCTAGCGTGTACATAAAACCATACAGAAAAAATTCTCCTGCCGGGCTGCCCTTGAGCCAGTAACTTACCGGATCTACCAGCATAATCCAGTTGGTCATGTAGTAGGGATAGAAGTAGAGAATGACGTAAAAAACGATGAGGAATGTACCCAGCAGAATGCCTATCCATCCCCGGTTTTTCATTGCACTGAAGAAGATACCGTTATGCTTGATTCCCGGCAATTCTTTGGCTTTAGGCAATATATACATCAGCGCACCACCGATGGACAGGCCAAAGGTAAGCAGAAAAACCAGCAGCGTGTTTTGCGCTATGAAGCCGATGGTAGAAGCTTTGACAATGGAAGTTTTTAAGGATTTGGCCCGATAGCGACTGATTCCTTTTTCTCCGCTAATATCATTATTGACACTGTGCACTGTGGTCTGTAACTGATTACGGATTTCGTCTTCGCTTCCGTACTTTTTACCTTCCATCCAGCCGGTATATGCCAGAAGCTTATCCCGTTTGAGACTGGTAGCCTCATCTTCTCCACCCAAACTGTTTTTTACCACTTCAGCAGAGTAGGTCAGATCATTAGCTACTACTGCTGATACCAGTTCGTCAATTTCAGCCTCGGTAATTCCATAGATTTCTTTTATTCTGATATTAGCAGCATCAAATCCTTCTTGTAAGTCACTGACAAAAGCAAACTGGCTGCCGTACAATTTGCCCATCATCTGCTGGGCTTCTTCTGATACAATATTGTAGGTGCTATTCTCTTCACGTTTTGAAGAAGTTTCCGTATCCTGTTCGGCAGTTTCCGGCTGGGCAGCATTGGGTGTAGCGATTTCCTCACCGGTAGCCAGTTCCTGCCGGATGGCTTCTTTTGCGAGCTGGAAATTTGACATAAAGAAAACACTATTAAATAAGCCGAAGCCTAGCAGAAACAAGACCAGACCCAGTAGACGTATGCTTTTTAGTTTATTCATTTTCATCAAGATTTAAAATCCAAAAAATGCAGCTACCGGATTTTTCTTCCTGTCAGGCTGTACTGCTCTCTTGGGAAACTGCTCATTAAAGTGTTGGATCATCTCCTTTTCATAGCGTTTGTGAAACTCGGGATCAAAGTTGGCCTCTTTGAGGTGCGCCATTACCTCACTGATGTTCTTCTTCTCTTTGATCCAGCGGGCGCACACTTCATGGCGGTAGCGGATTCCCATCAGATTAAACCCTTTGACTGCCCCACTTGCCTGCTCAAAAGCTACCCTGAAGGCTACCTCTTTTTCCGGATTGCTCCAGTAAAACTGCTCTTCATCTTCTTTTGGCTGTACATTGATTTCTCCATATACCTGGTACTCTATGTCAAAGAATTTGGCAGAGTTAAAGAATACGCCGGGAATGTACTTCATTTTTTTGCCACAAATAGTCTGGGCTACGGTTTCTCCCTGCATACGGCCACTGTACCAGATTTGCTCCAGGTTTCTCCTGCCGGAAGGTGCGACTTTATGTTGTGCACAATCACCAGCAGCATACACATCCGGAATATTGGTTTCCAGAAATTCATTGACCAGTATACCCCGCTCTGTTTCTACTCCAGATCCTTGTAAAAAATCAATGTTAGGCTTTACGCCTATCGTAACCCCTACGAACTGACAAGGGATTTCTTCGCCTTCTTCCGTTGTTACTGCTTTTACTCTTCCCTGCGCATCACCTATGATCTCTTTGAAATTTACATTTTCTCTCAGGTCAATCCCATGTTTACAGATATGCCTGCTTACCATTTCAGCTTCCTGCCGGGGCAGGATATTATTCCAATAAGCACTTTCCCGAATCAGTAAGCTCACCGGAATATGGCGTGAATGTAAGCACTCAGCCATCTCTATGCCTATCAGTCCACCTCCTACGATCACTCCCTTCTCAATCCCTCGGGTATTCTCTTCCATCGCATCAATCTCCTGCTTGCTGATCATGCCCTGTACCCCTTTCAGATTTTCTCCCGGCCAGCCGGCCCGATTTCCCTGTGAGCCGGTAGCCAGCAGCAAAATATCGTAGGACATTTCTCCCTGTGCACTCAGCACAAGTTTTTTCTCCCTGGTGTTTACTTTTTCCACATAGTCTTTGACCAGATGGATATCATTCTTGGCCCAGAACCAATCCTCGTAAGGCTTGGTATGCTCATAGAGCATATGCCCCATGTAGATATACATAAGTGCGGTACGGGAGAAAAAATGCTCAGTCTCGGCTGAAATCACGGTGATGCTATATTCAGACGCAGGCTTCTGCTTGCGAATATGCCGGGCTGCCGTAATTCCTGCAATTCCATTACCGATAATGCAAACTTTTTTCATAAAGTAAGAGAAAAAACAATAATACAGAAGTAAAGCTACACTGCCTGTAATATATAAAATGTCAGGCTGTTGACATCCTTTTCATATATATTATCCGTTCTTTATCTAACCTTATTTATTTGCGAAAAGATATATGAAGTATTTACTCATCATTTTGACTTTAGCTACGCAAACCTATGTTAAAGCATTGCCTTCAGCAGATTTTACCCAGGCGGCAGATCAGTTTTTAAGTAAGCATGTAAAAAATGGCTTGGTAGACTACGCTAAGGTTAAACAGCAGATGGATGAAATAAATGCCCTGTATCAGCAGGTTGGGCAGGTTTCATTAGCTGATGCAAGTGAGCCAGAAAAAAAAGCTTTTTATATCAATGCCTATAACCTGATCGTGATCCGGCAGATTGCGAAACAGTATCCGGTAGGCTCTCCCATGGATATTACTGGATTCTTTGATCAGCAGAAACATCAGGTAGCCGGAGAAATGCTAACCCTTAACGAACTGGAAAAACAAAAACTGTTACAGCCTTTTCAGGATGCACGTATCCATTTTGTACTGGTATGTGCCGCTGTAAGTTGCCCTCCCCTCGCTTCCTATGCTTTTACTGCCGAAAACTTAGAACAGCAGATGGAAGAGCGTACCCGCCTGGCACTGAATGATCCTGAGTTTGTAAAGGTACAGCCGAATCAGAAAAAGGTAGAGGTTTCTCAGATCTTTGACTGGTATAAGAGTGATTTTCTGAGGGAAGCACCCTCCCTGCTTGCTTATATCAATCAGTACAGAAAAGAAAAAATTCCTGCCAGCTATGAAGCAAACTTTTATGAATATAACTGGCAGTTGAATGATCTTTAAATAGCCTTTCTCACCCGATTTTCTCTTTTACATCGGTCTTAGGTTTTTCAGGAATTTCCATATAGGTACCACACTGATCACAGGTACGCAGTTCTTTGGAACCATGAAATTTGTTGATGATGGGGGGTAACTGCTCCACAATATTTTTGAGCGGAAAGTATTCCTCATACATTTTGTGACCGCAGTTTTCACAAAACCAGAGCAAGCCATCGGTATGCTCAGCCGTACGCTTTCTTTCTATCACCAACCCAATAGTGTTGGCCGGACGGCGGGGACTATGGGGCATTTTGGCAGGACAAAGAAAAATATCTCCCTCCTGTATTACTACATCTTTGGTTTCCCCGTCTTCACGTATCTTCACAGTAATCTCTCCTTCCAGTTGATAGAAGAATTCCTCTGTCTCGTTGTAATGAAAGTCTTTGCGTGTATTGGGTCCGCCCACAACCATCACGATAAAGTCATCAGTTTCTTCGTA harbors:
- a CDS encoding 4Fe-4S binding protein; translated protein: MNKLKSIRLLGLVLFLLGFGLFNSVFFMSNFQLAKEAIRQELATGEEIATPNAAQPETAEQDTETSSKREENSTYNIVSEEAQQMMGKLYGSQFAFVSDLQEGFDAANIRIKEIYGITEAEIDELVSAVVANDLTYSAEVVKNSLGGEDEATSLKRDKLLAYTGWMEGKKYGSEDEIRNQLQTTVHSVNNDISGEKGISRYRAKSLKTSIVKASTIGFIAQNTLLVFLLTFGLSIGGALMYILPKAKELPGIKHNGIFFSAMKNRGWIGILLGTFLIVFYVILYFYPYYMTNWIMLVDPVSYWLKGSPAGEFFLYGFMYTLAILVMGVRMFMKYRHSNYHLIRTSSVMFFQLSFAFLIPEILIRLSYPYYDFKNIWPLDYDFFFPSSISELTAAGGLGTFMLFWGIVLVLIAVPLFSYIYGKRWYCSWVCGCGGLAETLGDPYRQLSDKSLKAWRIERWMVHGVLVFAVLMTIGMIYTFFTESGSLLGIPTYSVAEVYGFFIGAGFAGVIGTGFYPLMGNRVWCRFGCPLAAYIGLVQRFKSRFRITTNGGQCISCGNCSTYCEMGIDVRWYAQRGQNIVRSSCVGCGVCASVCPRGVLKLENGKEEGRFGKPILIGNDSVRVEA
- a CDS encoding NAD(P)/FAD-dependent oxidoreductase, whose amino-acid sequence is MKKVCIIGNGIAGITAARHIRKQKPASEYSITVISAETEHFFSRTALMYIYMGHMLYEHTKPYEDWFWAKNDIHLVKDYVEKVNTREKKLVLSAQGEMSYDILLLATGSQGNRAGWPGENLKGVQGMISKQEIDAMEENTRGIEKGVIVGGGLIGIEMAECLHSRHIPVSLLIRESAYWNNILPRQEAEMVSRHICKHGIDLRENVNFKEIIGDAQGRVKAVTTEEGEEIPCQFVGVTIGVKPNIDFLQGSGVETERGILVNEFLETNIPDVYAAGDCAQHKVAPSGRRNLEQIWYSGRMQGETVAQTICGKKMKYIPGVFFNSAKFFDIEYQVYGEINVQPKEDEEQFYWSNPEKEVAFRVAFEQASGAVKGFNLMGIRYRHEVCARWIKEKKNISEVMAHLKEANFDPEFHKRYEKEMIQHFNEQFPKRAVQPDRKKNPVAAFFGF
- a CDS encoding DUF547 domain-containing protein — protein: MKYLLIILTLATQTYVKALPSADFTQAADQFLSKHVKNGLVDYAKVKQQMDEINALYQQVGQVSLADASEPEKKAFYINAYNLIVIRQIAKQYPVGSPMDITGFFDQQKHQVAGEMLTLNELEKQKLLQPFQDARIHFVLVCAAVSCPPLASYAFTAENLEQQMEERTRLALNDPEFVKVQPNQKKVEVSQIFDWYKSDFLREAPSLLAYINQYRKEKIPASYEANFYEYNWQLNDL
- a CDS encoding 3-hydroxyanthranilate 3,4-dioxygenase — translated: MAIKKAFNLRQWIDEHRDILKPPVGNAQVYEETDDFIVMVVGGPNTRKDFHYNETEEFFYQLEGEITVKIREDGETKDVVIQEGDIFLCPAKMPHSPRRPANTIGLVIERKRTAEHTDGLLWFCENCGHKMYEEYFPLKNIVEQLPPIINKFHGSKELRTCDQCGTYMEIPEKPKTDVKEKIG